The nucleotide window CTGCTTATTTATTGTAAACATTAGGCCGGATACTTCGTGAGTGAATAAAAATTTATAACTACCAATTAATAGTTGGGTCGATACAAGACAAGCGATAAAACAAATGTAATTCTAAAAATATTGTTTTATCGCCTCAGACAGGTGCAAACGATTGCGCTTTTTATTTGTAACTTTTTACCTGGCTCAAACGATACACATAAGGAAAGCCGCCATCTGTATTAAAAAAGATATTACATGACGGTGCTCCGGGCCAAATTTCACCAAATGGTGAAATCCAGCATGATATTTTCTAATTTCGCTTTCTAAAAAGTTAACTGACTTGTCAGAACTGCTACATAACCAATATGCTATATAAGTACATCTTGCTGAGTTTAACGCTTGTTTTAAGCGCCTGCCTGCCCGTTTTTGCCCAAAAAGCCGCCATTACCGGTACTGTGAAAGACACCAGTTCGGGTATCAACCTGCTCAATGCCAGTGTGGTATTATTGAACGGAAAGGATTCTTTTATCCTGAAAGATACCCGCGTGGACAGAGAGGGTAAATTCTCTTTTCAAAACCTGTCGGACACCGCACAATACGTTTTGTTTTTTACCTACCCCCGGTACGTAGATTACTCTCATAAGGTAGACATGAAAAATAGTATTAAAGGCATATTGAATATGGATAATGTGAGCCTGATACCCAAAGAAAAGTTATTGGAGCAGGTGATTGTTTCCTCCAAGGCGGCTGCTATAAAAATAAAAGGAGACACTACCGAGTACCTGGCCGATAGCTTCAGGGTTCAGCCTAATGCCTCTGTGGAAGATCTCCTAAAAGAGTTACCGGGTTTACAGATTGACCAGTTTGGTAATATTACCGCACAGGGACAAAAGGTAAAAAAGGTTTTGGTAGATGGAGAAGAGTTTTTTAGTGATGATCCAACCCTGGTTACCCGCAACCTCCGTGCTGACATGATTGATAAAGTGCAGGTATTTGATAAAAAATCGGATGCCGCGGCTTTTACAGGTATAGAAGATGGCGTGAGAGACAAAACCATTAACCTGAAAATAAAAGAAGATAAAAATCATGGCCTTTTTGGCAAGGCCGAAGCCGGAGCGGGTACTAACGGGCGGTACAATGCGCAGGGCGTAGCCAATCTTTTTAAAGGCAAAAGGCGGATGTCCGCTTATGGAACTGTAAGTAATATTGGCCGTACAGGATTAGGTTCTGCAGATAAAGAAAAGATCGGGGACGATGACCAGGGTGGAGAAAACTATTCAGGAAAGGGCTTACCTAAAGCCATATCGGGAGGCGTACACTATGATAAAAAATGGAATACTGATAAAGAGTCTATCAACGGTAATTATAAATTAAATCTCCTGGATGTGGAAGGGGAGGAAGTGACCAATTCACAAAATAATATTCCTACAGGATTGATACTAAGTAACGCCAACAGTAATTTTAATAATTCGAGCGTTAGTCATAAAGCCAATGCTAAATACATTCTAAAATCTGATACCACTTCTACTTTTACGGTTTTCGCTGATGGTACTATCAGTAACAGTAAAAACTCCAACAATAGTCGTACGAACAACCTCAGAGGCGATAACACGCGGCTGTATGATAATACCAGCTCAGGGTTTAACGATTATGATATCAATACGTTAAACCTGAATCTGTCCTGGGAGAAAAAGCTGAAGAAATACGGGAGAACTATTTCCGTTTATTCGAGGAACAACTTCTCCAGCGATGCTTCAAAAGGGGAGAGCCGATCCAACAGCAATTTCTTTGACATAAACAATAACCCGGACAGCTCGGCCCTTCTGCATTTAAGGAGAATCATGAATGATGACTGGCGTACGTTAAGTTTGAATGTAAACTATACAGAACCCCTGACCTCAAAATTATCTTTGATAGTAAACTACACTTTTAATAACGAGGACAACAGGGACGATAAGCGATCTTTTAACCTGGCTGATCATCCCTCCGGTGATGTGATTGATACGGCTTTCAGTACCAAGATGAATGCAACGGTTTGGGGCAACCAGGCTGGCGCGGCATTGAATTATGCCTTCAAGAAAATGACCGTTAAAATAGGCAATAATGTAAAGCGGATAACTATGGATATCGAAGATAATTATACCTTGCTTCAGCTGAACCGGTCTTTCACCAATTGGTACCCCAGCGCCAGCTTTAACTATAAATTCAGCAATTACAAAGCCATTAACATCAGTTACAACGGCTCATCGCAAAATCCGGCACGTAACCAGCTGATGCCCTTTAGGTACAATAATTCCCAGCTCACTACTTATGAGACAAACACCCATCTGGAAAACAGTTTCAATAACAGCTTTAACGGTTACTTCTATGCAAGCAAAATTGTAACAAATGTCTATTACGGAGCTAATTTCAATTATACACTTACTTCCAACCCTATCACCCAATCTATCTTAGTAAATCCTTCAGGCGCTTATACTTACCGCTTTGTAAATATGGATGGGTATACGAATAATAACTATTATCTAAATACTTATTACTCTAAAAAAATTAAAGGAGTAGATATACAAACAGGAGTGGGCCTGAACTTTAGCGGGGGAACTTCTTACAGCCCTATTAATAATGAGATCAACAAACTCAACTATAATACGTCAGCCTTTGCTGTTGAGTTGCACAAAACAAAATTCAAAAGTTATTCCTTTTACTTATTGGCGCAGATTGGCTACACCATCAATAAGTCATCTTTACAGCCCGAAACAAAGAATAATTACCTTTTTACTACTGTTAACCCTTCGTTAGATGTATACTTCCTGAAGAAGTTCCAGTTGCATACCGATGCAGTATACCTGTGGCAGGAAAAGACACAGGCTTTTGCCAATGATTTTAACCGCACCATCTGGAACGCATGGATCGGCAGAAATCTTTTAAAGAACGATCAACTCACGGTAAAGATCTCCTGCAATGATATTCTAAACCAGAATAATGGTTATGAGCGAACAGCCACCAATACTTTTTTCTCGGAGAACCGGTATAGCACTATCCGCCGGTTCTTTATGATCGGTGCCACCTGGAGCTTTACAAAATTTAATAATCTTAAACAATAGGTGCTGATAACTGTATCAATTGCTATCACTTACCCAAATCAAATTCATGAAAAAAATTGCACTATATATTCTTCTGTCCTTTTCTTCGTTTCCCGTGCATGCACAATATGCAGCCTTCATCAATAGTGGCAAAATCCGATACGAGCGTAACGTAAACACATTTGCTGCAATGAATATTTTTCTCAGCGAGACTAAGCAGGTGCCTGAAGACCAGATACCTGCTTTTATGCAGAAATACCGCAGTACATCGCCCCAGTTCTGGAAAGATAGCTTTGATCTCTTTTTTAATAATAACTATAGTCTTTATCAGCCTGTAAATCCTGATATCGATTTTTCAAAAACCTTTGCCATTCCTGTTGCTTACAAAAACCAGGTATACAGCGATTTTGAACGGGCGGAAGTTACAACGGTAAAGCAGGCTTTTGAGAAATCTTTTTTTGTAAAAGATTCGTTGAAGAAAATCAAATGGAAATTAACGGATGAGACGAGGGAGATAGCGGGTTATCAATGTCACCGTGCCAACGCTTTATTTTTTGATTCCATTTATGTAGTTGCTTTTTATACCGACGAAATACTATCAAGGGGTGGGCCTGAGTCTTTCAATGGTTTGCCCGGGATGATTTTGGGATTAGCCATTCCACATCAGCACATTACTATTTTTGCTACCAGCGTCACCGGCTTTGACACGGCACCCGACAAATGGAAATTGCCGGTTCAGGGCAAAAATATTGTAACCAACAATAAAGACTTTAATGCGGTTACCTCCAAAATGCTAAAAGACTTTAATCTCACTTCACCCTGGGTGCAATTCTTTATGGACCTGTAACTCCTTAGTCTGGGGCTTGCTATATCGATTTTTCATATTTTTAAAAAATATTCAAAAAAGACAATCCTTTCAACACCCTAACATTTGTTTTGTTTGCAGATTATGATTTTATTGAACAATTTCTAACAAGATGTTTTCTTCGTTTAATACTCTTTAAGCAAAAACTTAAACCCATCTTCGCCGAGCATATACATTTGTAGCTTTCATAAAATTCATTTTAAAAGCTATATGAAGCATATTAATACGCCGATAAACCTAACTAACGCTGAACTGAAAAAATGGGTAAGTAAAATGGCTGAGCTTTGTAAACCATCACAGGTTTACTGGTGCAACGGCTCTGACGAAGAATATAACCGCTTATGCAATGAAATGGTAGAGACTGGGACCTTGATCCGTTTAAATCCTGAAAAAAGACCTAATTCCTTCCTGGCCCGTTCACACCCTTCCGATGTGGCAAGAGTAGAAGACCGCACTTATATCTGCTCTTTAGCGCCGGGTGATGCGGGGCCTACCAATAATTGGATGGCGCCGCGCGAGATGAAAGAAATACTGGAGCCTAAGCTGGACGGATGTATGCGGGGGCGCACCATGTATATCATTCCTTTTTGTATGGGTCCGATAGGTTCCCCTATTTCGCAGTTTGGCGTACAGATAACCGACGCTCCTTATGTTGTGGTCAACATGAACATTATGACACGTATGGGGGCAAGAGCACTGGAAGCAATGGGTAACCGGGAGTTCGTTCATTGTTTACATTCGGTAGGAATGCCGCTTACTGGCGGGCAGCAGGATGTGCCGTGGCCCTGTTCTCCTGACCCTAAAGACAAGTATATTGTTCACTTTCCGGAAGAGCGATTGATATGGAGTTATGGTTCTGGTTACGGCGGTAATGCTTTATTGGGTAAGAAATGCCTGGCGCTGCGTATCGCATCTACATTGGCCCGTGAACAAAACTGGCTGGCAGAACATATGCTGATATTAGGCGTAGAGTCTCCCGATGGCAAAAAGGATTATGTATGCGCAGCCTTCCCATCGGCCTGCGGCAAAACCAACTTTGCGATGATGAT belongs to Niabella yanshanensis and includes:
- a CDS encoding TonB-dependent receptor, whose product is MLYKYILLSLTLVLSACLPVFAQKAAITGTVKDTSSGINLLNASVVLLNGKDSFILKDTRVDREGKFSFQNLSDTAQYVLFFTYPRYVDYSHKVDMKNSIKGILNMDNVSLIPKEKLLEQVIVSSKAAAIKIKGDTTEYLADSFRVQPNASVEDLLKELPGLQIDQFGNITAQGQKVKKVLVDGEEFFSDDPTLVTRNLRADMIDKVQVFDKKSDAAAFTGIEDGVRDKTINLKIKEDKNHGLFGKAEAGAGTNGRYNAQGVANLFKGKRRMSAYGTVSNIGRTGLGSADKEKIGDDDQGGENYSGKGLPKAISGGVHYDKKWNTDKESINGNYKLNLLDVEGEEVTNSQNNIPTGLILSNANSNFNNSSVSHKANAKYILKSDTTSTFTVFADGTISNSKNSNNSRTNNLRGDNTRLYDNTSSGFNDYDINTLNLNLSWEKKLKKYGRTISVYSRNNFSSDASKGESRSNSNFFDINNNPDSSALLHLRRIMNDDWRTLSLNVNYTEPLTSKLSLIVNYTFNNEDNRDDKRSFNLADHPSGDVIDTAFSTKMNATVWGNQAGAALNYAFKKMTVKIGNNVKRITMDIEDNYTLLQLNRSFTNWYPSASFNYKFSNYKAINISYNGSSQNPARNQLMPFRYNNSQLTTYETNTHLENSFNNSFNGYFYASKIVTNVYYGANFNYTLTSNPITQSILVNPSGAYTYRFVNMDGYTNNNYYLNTYYSKKIKGVDIQTGVGLNFSGGTSYSPINNEINKLNYNTSAFAVELHKTKFKSYSFYLLAQIGYTINKSSLQPETKNNYLFTTVNPSLDVYFLKKFQLHTDAVYLWQEKTQAFANDFNRTIWNAWIGRNLLKNDQLTVKISCNDILNQNNGYERTATNTFFSENRYSTIRRFFMIGATWSFTKFNNLKQ
- a CDS encoding GLPGLI family protein; protein product: MKKIALYILLSFSSFPVHAQYAAFINSGKIRYERNVNTFAAMNIFLSETKQVPEDQIPAFMQKYRSTSPQFWKDSFDLFFNNNYSLYQPVNPDIDFSKTFAIPVAYKNQVYSDFERAEVTTVKQAFEKSFFVKDSLKKIKWKLTDETREIAGYQCHRANALFFDSIYVVAFYTDEILSRGGPESFNGLPGMILGLAIPHQHITIFATSVTGFDTAPDKWKLPVQGKNIVTNNKDFNAVTSKMLKDFNLTSPWVQFFMDL